One Lactobacillus crispatus DNA segment encodes these proteins:
- a CDS encoding alpha-glucosidase, giving the protein MAHWYDHAIIYQIYPKSFQDSNGDGVGDLNGIRKRIPYLKNLGVNAVWLNPVFVSPQVDNGYDVSNYFAIDPHMGTMEDMENLIKDLHRAGIHLIMDFVLNHTSDQHPWFQDAIKNPDSLYRDYYIFAGHDGKRPNNWGSFFGGSVWEPDPAGTGQSYFHLFDKRMPDLNWKNPEVRHAMLEVAEYWLKKGIDGLRLDAFIHIGKADLRQNYPTGDGDVNKPIVAEPFFANLPQVQEWMRPFCEQIKQDYPDTLLLGEAASASVNLAVDYTTKRNHLMDSVITFRYFTDDDSNCDQRFSKQYQPKKLDLTAFKQNQVVWQQTLAGVSQPTLYWNNHDMARLATRVARTQTQAKSLAMLMYLQRGIPVIYYGEELGLKNLHFTSADQFEDQTVAPWLKDAEKVLSKDAALAMVSETHKLPARGPMPWDATENHGFSEVKPWITGIKQDDACVANEINDTTSMFNFYKELLELKKEALFQTGTYYMISTDKNSYVYQRDLHDESAIVAVSLSDQKTTVEIPAGYTVATLKAGEYQLTNEKLTLMPYAGVVLKKEN; this is encoded by the coding sequence ATGGCACATTGGTACGATCACGCAATTATATATCAAATTTATCCTAAGTCTTTTCAAGATAGCAATGGCGATGGCGTTGGTGACCTTAATGGTATTCGCAAACGCATCCCTTATTTGAAAAATCTAGGAGTTAACGCTGTTTGGCTAAATCCGGTGTTTGTTTCACCACAGGTGGACAATGGCTACGACGTTTCAAACTACTTCGCAATCGATCCACACATGGGAACAATGGAAGATATGGAGAACTTAATCAAGGATCTACATCGAGCAGGAATTCACCTCATCATGGATTTTGTCTTGAATCATACATCTGATCAACATCCTTGGTTCCAAGATGCCATCAAGAACCCCGATAGCCTTTATCGAGACTACTATATTTTCGCTGGTCATGATGGCAAGCGACCTAATAACTGGGGTTCATTCTTTGGTGGCAGTGTATGGGAGCCAGATCCAGCAGGCACAGGTCAATCTTACTTTCACTTGTTTGATAAACGGATGCCTGATTTGAATTGGAAAAATCCCGAAGTTCGACATGCTATGTTGGAAGTGGCAGAGTATTGGCTGAAAAAAGGGATTGATGGTTTGCGTTTAGACGCTTTTATCCATATTGGCAAGGCAGATTTGCGACAAAATTATCCAACTGGAGATGGGGACGTGAACAAGCCAATTGTTGCGGAACCATTTTTCGCTAACTTACCACAGGTGCAGGAATGGATGCGGCCTTTCTGTGAGCAGATTAAGCAGGATTATCCAGATACGCTTTTATTAGGTGAAGCTGCAAGTGCTAGTGTCAATCTAGCTGTTGATTACACGACTAAGCGTAATCACCTAATGGATAGTGTAATTACCTTCCGGTACTTTACCGATGATGATTCTAATTGTGATCAGCGTTTTTCAAAGCAATATCAGCCTAAAAAGTTAGACTTGACGGCCTTTAAACAAAATCAAGTGGTTTGGCAACAAACATTAGCAGGCGTATCGCAGCCTACTCTTTATTGGAATAATCATGATATGGCCCGTTTGGCTACACGCGTAGCTAGAACACAGACTCAGGCTAAGAGCTTGGCGATGTTGATGTATTTGCAACGCGGAATTCCAGTAATTTATTACGGTGAAGAATTAGGGTTAAAGAATCTACATTTCACTAGTGCAGATCAATTCGAAGATCAAACTGTAGCGCCATGGTTAAAGGATGCAGAAAAAGTTTTGAGCAAAGATGCGGCCTTAGCTATGGTTAGTGAAACACATAAATTGCCGGCCCGTGGTCCAATGCCGTGGGATGCAACTGAGAACCATGGTTTTAGTGAAGTTAAACCATGGATAACAGGTATTAAACAGGATGATGCTTGCGTAGCTAACGAGATTAACGATACCACCAGCATGTTTAATTTTTACAAAGAACTGCTGGAACTCAAAAAAGAAGCCTTATTCCAGACTGGAACGTATTATATGATTTCAACGGATAAGAATAGCTATGTTTATCAACGTGATTTACATGATGAAAGTGCCATTGTAGCTGTTTCATTGAGTGATCAAAAGACAACTGTTGAAATACCAGCCGGTTATACTGTTGCAACACTAAAAGCGGGAGAATATCAATTAACTAATGAAAAATTAACTTTGATGCCTTATGCAGGTGTTGTGTTGAAAAAGGAGAATTAA
- a CDS encoding glycoside hydrolase family 13 protein produces the protein MQLAALRHRTESEDSFVVDPSHVRVRFHSAKNDVKKVIVHYCDNYLPLEQAKTCEMEKIGVGQCEDHWGITLEAPYHRLKYTFEVIGSDGTSVVVGDRAISGDVDKAIMEDGSYFKVPYCHEIDMVKTPEWVKHTVWYQIFPERFANGDKSNDPQGVKAWNPEDHPGREDFYGGDLQGVLDHLDYLKKLGVNGLYFCPIFKASSNHKYDTIDYLQVDPAFGDKDLFAKVVNEAHARGMKVMLDAVFNHLGDQSMQWQDVVKNGPSSRFASWFHINEYPVEPYRDPLKGEGSPKFDTFAFEKHMPKLNTANPEVQDFLLEIATYWVKYFDIDAWRLDVANEVDHHFWKKFHKAVTDIKSDFYIVGEVWHSAQPWLNGDEFTGVMNYPYTLQIEDHFFKHKLSAQELTSRLTDQLMKYRDATNAAMMNMLDSHDTARILTVANGDQDLALQALAFEFMQKGSPCIYYGTEMGMTGGNDPDCRKPMDWAKEDGPVWQRVHQLIDFRLQHDETFGKGRIKLHVTENGLIEVDREGNESIKAYFNTTDHPVEINCENTFSQDYENNQLAPKGFVVSVH, from the coding sequence ATGCAATTAGCAGCTTTAAGACACCGAACTGAAAGTGAAGATAGTTTTGTAGTTGATCCAAGTCATGTTCGCGTGCGTTTTCACAGTGCTAAAAATGACGTTAAAAAAGTAATTGTTCACTACTGCGATAATTATTTGCCACTTGAACAGGCTAAAACATGTGAGATGGAAAAAATTGGCGTAGGGCAATGTGAAGATCATTGGGGCATTACGCTTGAAGCACCATATCATCGCTTGAAGTATACCTTTGAAGTAATTGGCAGTGATGGCACTAGTGTAGTTGTCGGTGATCGTGCAATTAGCGGTGATGTAGACAAGGCCATTATGGAAGATGGTTCTTATTTCAAAGTGCCATATTGCCATGAAATTGATATGGTGAAAACGCCAGAATGGGTTAAACATACTGTTTGGTACCAAATCTTTCCAGAACGTTTTGCAAACGGTGATAAGTCTAATGATCCCCAAGGGGTTAAAGCGTGGAATCCGGAGGATCATCCTGGCCGCGAAGACTTCTATGGTGGTGACCTGCAAGGCGTGCTTGACCATCTAGATTACTTGAAGAAACTGGGTGTTAATGGCCTTTATTTCTGTCCTATTTTTAAAGCCAGTTCTAACCATAAATATGATACGATTGACTATTTGCAAGTTGATCCGGCATTCGGCGACAAGGATTTATTTGCGAAAGTTGTTAATGAAGCTCATGCCCGCGGAATGAAGGTCATGCTGGACGCGGTTTTCAACCACCTGGGTGATCAATCAATGCAATGGCAAGATGTTGTTAAAAATGGTCCAAGTTCTCGTTTTGCTAGTTGGTTCCACATTAATGAATATCCAGTTGAACCTTACCGCGATCCATTAAAGGGTGAGGGTAGTCCTAAGTTCGATACTTTTGCCTTTGAAAAGCATATGCCAAAGCTGAACACAGCTAATCCAGAAGTACAGGATTTCTTGTTAGAGATTGCTACTTACTGGGTAAAATACTTTGATATTGATGCTTGGCGGCTAGATGTGGCTAACGAAGTTGATCACCACTTCTGGAAGAAATTCCACAAGGCCGTTACTGATATCAAGTCTGATTTTTATATTGTAGGTGAAGTTTGGCACTCAGCTCAGCCATGGCTTAATGGTGATGAATTTACTGGCGTAATGAATTACCCATATACATTGCAGATTGAAGATCACTTTTTCAAGCATAAGCTGTCAGCACAAGAATTAACTAGTCGTCTGACCGACCAGTTGATGAAATACCGGGATGCTACCAATGCAGCCATGATGAACATGCTTGATTCACACGATACAGCCCGAATTTTGACAGTAGCTAATGGAGACCAAGATTTGGCTTTGCAAGCCTTAGCTTTTGAATTTATGCAAAAGGGTAGTCCATGCATTTATTATGGAACTGAAATGGGTATGACTGGTGGCAACGATCCTGATTGTCGTAAACCAATGGATTGGGCAAAAGAAGACGGCCCGGTTTGGCAACGAGTTCATCAATTGATTGACTTTCGTTTGCAACATGATGAAACTTTCGGTAAAGGTCGAATTAAGTTACACGTAACAGAGAATGGGTTAATTGAGGTCGATCGTGAGGGGAATGAAAGCATTAAAGCATACTTTAACACGACCGATCATCCAGTAGAGATCAATTGTGAGAACACGTTTAGTCAAGATTATGAGAATAATCAATTGGCACCAAAAGGCTTTGTAGTGAGTGTTCATTAA